A portion of the Oncorhynchus masou masou isolate Uvic2021 chromosome 11, UVic_Omas_1.1, whole genome shotgun sequence genome contains these proteins:
- the LOC135548237 gene encoding protein strawberry notch homolog 1-like, whose product MMDPGQDLLLAALSESGICPNDLFDFDPQDAAMPSPTPQSISISALGVDSGMEPTGVTAPPNPTGTIRHKPQPSTTTFVLNQLNQLPSLGTIVVTKPSTGGTTRHTITVTKVVHTTPSALRGSTSTLTSSTALPSAVSTVVSSSLEQMQLKDLLRTGGLKGSTMKGSSLVELMRLKPPHDIAQPVATAIATGTTELNNGIKEVSGEDSARVWVNDDVKVRSFSPTLKLSGMEEEAEEEEDEELGHAETYAEYMPMKLRIGLRHPDPVVETSSLSSVNPPNVWYRMSIPEETIDRGWLSALQLEAITYAAQQHETFLPNGDRASYLIGDGAGVGKGRTIAGIIYENYLLGRKRSLWFSVSNDLKYDAERDLKDIGAKNIPVYSLNKFKYGKISSKHNGSVKKGVIFATYSSLIGESQSGGKYKTRFKQLLHWCGQVFEGVIVYDECHKAKNVCPIGSSKPTKTGLAVLELQNKLPKARVVYASATGASEPRNMAYMSRLGIWGEGTPFREFSNFIQAVERRGVGAMEIVAMDMKLRGMYIARQLSFTGVTFKIEQVPLTTHYIKMYNKSVHLWVAAREKFQAAANLMDAEQRMKKSMWGQFWSAHQRFFKYLCIASKVRRVVQLAREEVKNGKCVVIGLQSTGEARTLEALEEGGGELNDFVSTAKGVLQSLVEKHFPAPDREKLFSLLGIDLPAMKTPFPSEAAAEQRGKKRKGANIKKAAEKRKRKSGGLSGNSSDDSKSEESHKDDAESDDSFKSVSSGEDDEDDFNPFKDDSSEDEEDDPWLSGKRKGVKKCKEKKKKKKKSIDPDSIHSALLASGLGSIRPAFTTPPVKTSSTPAIAKVEVDDSCMTSQDAVEDAQQMKRDLLDQLDKLAQDLPPNTLDELIDELGGPDNVAEMTGRKGRVVSNDDGSISYESRSELDVPVEILNLTEKQRFMDGEKNIAIISEAASSGISLQADRRVKNQRRRVHMTLELPWSADRAIQQFGRTHRSNQVTAPEYVFLISELAGEQRFASIVAKRLESLGALTHGDRRATETRDLSRFNFDNKYGRNALEIVMKSIVNLDFPLVNPPSNFEGDFYKEILHGLIGVGLIHVEGRSGILSLDKDYNNIGKFLNRILGMAVQEQNALFQYFSDTLAAVIQNAKKNGRYDMGILDLGSGDEKVKKMEAKKFLTPGYSTSGHVELYTVSVERGMSWEDATHAWAEQSGPDDGFYVQIRNNKKTAILVKEVNSKKRLFLVYRPNTGKQLKLEAYADIKKKCKKVLSDDAKQHWMDQYQSSAEICSHAYWRGNCKKVSVGLQCEVGLRCRTYYVLCGSVLSVWTKVEGVLASVSGTNIKMQIVRLRTEDGQRIVGLIIPINCVSPLTNILSSSDQSQQLAVQQQQKWQQLHPQSLSHMHNMGSPPSLT is encoded by the exons ATGATGGATCCTGGACAGGATTTGCTCCTAGCAGCCCTGAGCGAGAGCGGAATCTGCCCTAACGACCTGTTTGACTTTGACCCTCAGGATGCTGCAATGCCCTCTCCCACCCCACAG TCTATCTCCATCAGTGCCCTGGGTGTTGACTCGGGGATGGAGCCAACAGGAGTCACAGCTCCACCCAATCCTACAGGCACAATCAGG CACAAACCTCAACCCTCAACCACCACATTTGTCTTAAATCAACTGAATCAGTTGCCATCGCTGGGAACAATCGTTGTGACCAAGCCCTCAACTGGAGGCACTACCAGACATACCATCACAGTCACCAAGGTAGTCCATACCACTCCCTCAGCCCTGCGGGGATCCACTTCCACACTCACCTCCTCCACGGCTCTCCCCTCCGCAGTCTCCACAGTGGTTTCTTCCAGTCTAGAGCAG ATGCAGCTGAAGGACCTGTTGAGGACAGGCGGTCTGAAGGGCAGCACCATGAAGGGTAGTAGTCTGGTGGAACTCATGAGGCTCAAGCCGCCTCACGACATCGCCCAGCCGGTCGCCACCGCAATAGCCACAGGCACCA CGGAACTGAACAACGGGATAAAGGAGGTGTCGGGTGAAGACTCCGCTCGGGTCTGGGTGAACGACGACGTGAAAGTGCGGAGCTTCTCACCTACACTA AAACTctcaggaatggaggaggaggctgaggaagaggaggatgaagagttGGGTCATGCTGAGACATATGCCGAGTACATGCCCATGAAAT TGCGGATCGGGCTGCGTCACCCAGACCCGGTTGTGGAGACAAGCTCCCTGTCCAGTGTGAATCCTCCCAACGTGTGGTACAGAATGTCCATACCGGAGGAGACCATCGACCGCGGCTGGCTGTCTGCTCTGCAGCTGGAGGCCATCACATACGCTGCCCAG CAACATGAAACATTCCTCCCTAACGGCGACCGAGCGTCCTATCTGATAGGAGACGGGGCCGGAGTGGGGAAGGGCCGGACCATTGCTGGGATAATCTACGAGAACTACCTCCTGGGCAGAAAGAGATCACTCTG GTTCAGTGTTTCTAATGACCTGAAGTATGATGCAGAGAGAGATCTGAAAGACATAGGAGCCAAGAACATTCCAGTCTATTCCCTCAACAAG TTTAAGTATGGTAAGATCTCGTCCAAACACAACGGCAGTGTGAAGAAGGGGGTGATCTTCGCTACGTACTCCTCTCTGATAGGAGAGAGCCAGTCTGGAGGGAAGTACAAGACCCGCTTCAAACAGCTGCTCCACTGGTGTGGACAGGTCTTCGAGGGAGTT ATTGTGTATGACGAGTGTCACAAAGCAAAAAATGTCTGTCCCATCGGCTCGTCCAAACCCACCAAGACTGGACTGGCCGTCCTGGAGCTGCAAAACAAACTGCCCAAAGCGCGGGTGGTGTACGCTAGCGCCACTG GTGCGTCTGAGCCCCGTAACATGGCCTACATGAGCCGGCTGGGCATATGGGGGGAGGGGACCCCCTTCAGAGAGTTTAGCAACTTCATTCAGGCTGTGGAGCGCCG AGGTGTGGGTGCTATGGAGATAGTTGCCATGGATATGAAGCTGAGGGGGATGTACATCGCCAGGCAGCTGAGCTTCACGGGTGTCACGTTCAAGATTGAGCAGGTTCCTTTGACAACCCACTACATCAAGATGTACAACAAGTCTGTACACCTG TGGGTGGCTGCGCGGGAGAAGTTCCAGGCGGCTGCTAACCTGATGGATGCAGAGCAGCGGATGAAGAAGTCCATGTGGGGTCAGTTCTGGTCGGCCCACCAGAGGTTCTTCAAGTACCTCTGCATTGCGTCCAAGGTCCGCAGGGTGGTGCAGCTCGCCAGGGAGGAGGTCAAAAACGGGAAG TGTGTTGTGATTGGTCTCCAGTCGACAGGAGAGGCCAGAACACTGGAGGCcctggaggaaggaggaggagagctcAACGACTTTGTCTCCACCGCCAA AGGTGTGCTCCAGTCCCTGGTAGAGAAGCACTtcccagctccagacagagaaaaGCTGTTCAGCCTGCTGGGCATTGACCTGCCGGCCATGAAGACCCCCTTCCCCAGCGAGGCTGCAGCAGAGCagaggggaaagaagaggaaAG GTGCCAACATAAAGAAGGCggcagagaagaggaagagaaaatCAGGTGGTCTGTCGGGGAACAGCTCTGATGACAGCAAATCAGAAGAGTCTCATAAGGACGATGCGGAGAGTGACGACAGCTTCAAGTCGGTCAGCTCGGGAGAAGATGACGAAGACGACTTCAATCCCTTCAAGGATGATTCCAgcgaggatgaggaggatg ACCCCTGGCTGTCTGGAAAGAGGAAAGGGGTGAAGAAATGCAaggagaagaaaaagaagaagaagaagagcatTGACCCAGACTCTATCCACAGTGCCTTGTTAGCTTCTGGTCTGGGCTCCATCAGGCCTGCTTTCACCACCCCCCCAGTCAAGACCTCCAGCACACCTGCCATAG CCAAGGTAGAGGTAGATGACAGCTGTAtgaccagtcaggatgctgttgaaGATGCTCAGCAGATGAAGAGAGATCTGTTGGACCAACTAGATAAGCTGGCTCAGGATCTACCTCCCAACACTCTGGATGAACTCATAGATGAGCTGGGAGGACCTGACAACGTGGCTGAG aTGACTGGGCGTAAAGGCCGGGTGGTCAGTAACGACGATGGCAGCATCTCCTACGAGTCTCGGTCTGAGCTGGATGTTCCTGTGGAGATCCTCAACCTCACAGAGAAACAGAGGTTCATGGACGGAGAGAAG aaCATAGCCATCATCTCGGAAGCGGCCAGCTCGGGCATCTCCTTGCAGGCTGACCGGCGAGTAAAGAACCAGAGGAGGAGGGTCCACATGACCCTGGAGCTGCCCTGGAGTgcagacagagccatacagcagttTG GGAGGACCCATAGGTCTAACCAGGTGACTGCTCCTGAGTATGTGTTCCTCATATCTGAGCTGGCTGGGGAACAGAGGTTTGCCTCCATTGTGGCCAAGAGACTGGAGAGCCTG GGTGCCCTCACCCATGGAGACAGAAGAGCGACAGAGACTAGAGATCTCAGCAGGTTCAACTTCGACAACAAA TATGGCAGAAATGCTCTGGAGATTGTGATGAAGTCCATCGTTAACCTGGACTTTCCGTTAGTGAATCCTCCATCGAACTTCGAAGGGGATTTCTACAAAG AAATCCTTCATGGGTTGATCGGAGTGGGTCTGATCCATGTGGAGGGCAGATCAGGGATCCTGTCTCTGGACAAAG ACTACAACAACATAGGGAAGTTCCTGAACCGTATCCTGGGGATGGCGGTGCAGGAGCAGAACGCTCTGTTCCAGTACTTTTCTGACACGCTGGCAGCCGTCATACAGAATGCCAAGAAGAATGGACGCTACGACATGGGCATTCTGG ACCTAGGTTCTGGGGATGAGAAGGTGAAGAAGATGGAAGCCAAAAAGTTCCTGACTCCAGGCTACTCCACCTCCGGACATGTGGAGCTCTACACG gtgaGTGTGGAGAGAGGCATGTCCTGGGAGGATGCTACCCATGCCTGGGCTGAGCAGAGTGGACCCGATGATGGCTTCTATGTACAG ATAAGGAACAACAAGAAGACTGCTATCTTGGTGAAGGAGGTGAACAGTAAGAAGAGGCTGTTCCTGGTCTACAGACCCAACACAGGCAAACAGCTGAAACTGGAGGCCTACGCTGACATCAAGAAGAAGTGTAAAAAGGTGCTGTCAGATGATGCCAAGCAGCACTGGATGGACCAGTACCAGTCTTCAGCTGAGATCTGCTCTCATGCTTACTG gcgTGGTAACTGTAAGAAGGTGTCGGTGGGTCTGCAGTGTGAGGTGGGTCTGCGCTGCAGGACGTACTATGTGCTGTGTGGATCTGTGCTCAGTGTGTGGACCAAGGTGGAGGGAGTCCTGGCCTCCGTCAGCGGAACCAACATCAAGATGCAGATCGTCCGTCTCAGGACGGAGGACGGGCAGAGGATTGTGG GCCTGATCATTCCAATTAACTGCGTCTCTCCTCTGACCAACATCCTGTCGTCGTCTGACCAGTCTCAGCAACTGGCCGTTCAACAGCAGCAGAAGTGGCAGCAGCTGCACCCTCAAAGCCTCAGCCACATGCATAACATGGGTTCACCACCCAGTCTGACCTGA